The genomic stretch CTGGTAACCAAAAGGTTTTTTGCTCATCAGACCTCTTTACGTTTTTCAAGACTATCGGAATGTCCATCGCCAAGGGTTCAGAACAATGCTTCAAATAAAGAAGACGTATGCAGTAGTACCTAAAAACCAAGGCCTGAAAATAGAACAGTACAGTTATCCGTCAATGTATTGAATTGTACAAAACCTGTTCTTCGGGTAGCCCCACGTCGCCATCTTGGGTAGTACAATGCTCCCAGCTGTCCTTTCCTTCACCGTACGGGCGCATGCGCACAAGGAACTTAACATCGGAATCATTCGCTGCATCACATGGCACTGAAATCTGCTGCATGGCGATGATGTCATGAATGCTGTGTTCCTACACAGCAACACAAGTTTCTAATAAACATTATTTCAATCAGACACCCTCATTTTACTGGGTTTATCAAGAAAGAATTGGGGAAAGTTGCTTGAAATTCAAATACAACAGAAATAAAACAGAATTTGTTTCTGTACCCGAGTCTGGCCCGTTACCTTAGTTTGTTAGAAAACTCAGAAATCGTGGAACTTCAAAAACAGTTAGATTTCTGACGTTTCAAAATTCAACATAAAGAACAATAATGGTAAGTAATTTGAACAATTAATTGATGGCAAAATAAAGCATCATTTTTTCAATCAGAAACCATCACTTAAGTAAACATTGGCAAGCCAACGATACTCGTATCATTTTTCGTACACTGTTAGTTTTTCTCAACTTGTTTTAGCAGTGTGCACTGCCATATTGTCACTGCTGACTGCTGACAAGAAAACTCTAGCTGAGCAGTCAGTGGCAAGATTACTCGTTTTACCACAAGAATTGTTTTCGGGAGGGGGCGATGGGGTAGGAATAGCAACAGAAAACCAATACAAACTTGTTTTGACATTTTGCACTGCAATTTTCTTCCACTCACCTTCCTGAAACCTGCATTCAGAAGGTTTTTGTCGCCTGCGTAGATGTCCACTCGACCAGTTTCGTGTCCCACAGGTGACCTGGACACGGTGCCCGTTGTGAGAAGAATGAGGGTTTGCTTCTTCACATTATCTTCACCGTTTCCTTGTTTTTGACCTCgatttttcaatgaaaaaggTGAAGAGATTGGACAAACTTCTTCCATCCCCCGTGCAGCTGTCATGACCAATATGTTCCGGTCATCAGTTTTCCGCGAATTACTTTCCATTCCTTCCCATTGCCATCTCTGCGCTTTCCCCCCAGTACCCGAGTCTTTGCCAGATATGTTAGTCTCTTGGTTCGGTTTAAAATTGTTCTGCTGGTGTGATATTACTGGTGGAAATGTTTTCATAAAACCGTCATCCATTCTCCCAACACTCTTCCTCTGAAAGAAAGAGTTCAACAAAGAGATTAAATCATGTATCGTCGCACGAAGATGTCTCCAACATTTCACTTGGAATGGACTCTTAGTCTTCCAGGCATGTTAATGGAGAGACTAGCAAAATATTATGTGCTTTAAAGGTCTACTATCTACGGAGCCGAATATTCAGAAGTTTCCTAGCAAATTACGTTTTAAACAATTAAGGATAATTTGCTGAGCTGAAACTATATACTCTTTATTATTATTTGCTTAATACATTTTTAAGACTATGCTAATTAATTACGTGGATTTAAATTGGCAAGCAGGTTTCTTCGTCAACTGTCCCGTGTCAGGAGTCCAGATTTCGTTCGTCGTCATACCTTATTTAGTCTTAAAGGATGATCAAACACTAATGCATTCCTCGGGTGTGGTGTCATTCATTTAAACTCTAACCCGAACTCTGTAGCTCATTAGATCGTTTCCAAATATTGAACTCTCACAACAGTGCGTGAAATACTGCCTTATCTTAGAGTAAAAAGTGAGACCGAAATAAAAGTAGACCCCGGTAACAGAAAGAAGTGGAGACAGGAAACGCAAACACCAAAACACAGCCGTTTACACATTAAATAACAAAGCGCTCAAACACTTATTCTTAGGCATTCCTTGTGTGATGTGATTCCTTAGAACACCCAACCCGAACTGTATAGCCCTCATGAGCAGccgggtgctctctgtgcacagtggtattttttgtttaaagaattaatttggTGAAAGGCACTGGCGCCATTTTCGACAATCAATTCATAAAAATGCCAACTCACCACATCAAACAGCAAGGGTGTTAATATTGGTATGTTACCAAACGGAGGGATGGTCTAGCTAATACCATGGCCAGATCTGACACAGTGAGGCTCATTTTTTTCACGAGGCAGAGTTGGCCTTTAATGTTAGGACACCTAACTCTTTGGTTAAAAGTGTAATATATTACCTGATTCTGAGCCTCTTTGGGAGCTCTCTCCTCTCTGAAAAAACCCCATACGAACGCATTAACAAACAATACTATTGATCTTTCGCGTCAGCTTAAATAactaaaaagacaaaaacaaaaaggcaaAGGAAAAACATAGTGATTAACAGTTGGTAGTGACAGTCAGCTCATTTAAGCATTGCAGATGAAAAGAAGATGACACACAGCTGTCATTTCTCAGTCTATACTTTTAGTCATTTATGTTGATCAATTTGTACAGCTCATTTAAGACATCTCAAAAAGTACATAAAATGTCAGCATTCAGAACAACGGCCAATAAGGCAAACACATTCTCATTCattgtaaaaacaatgtttctGCTTTTcgcaaatacatgtatataaataACTGGGCACACTTTTAGAGCAACTCACAAACACTATTATTTTCTAGGGCTTAACAAAAAATGAGGATGTGCATGTTACACTCATTTTTTTCTAGACTAGCAAAGAAAAACAACCAGCTGCACATGTGagcaaactcacaaccaaccaaccaaagcATCAAGGCAGGCAGCGAGCAAACCAGACTGATTTTCCCAGATAAGAAAAACGCATTTGAATCTGTACACGTCCATGTTATGATTTTAAGATTATCATTGGAAACCAGCCACAAGAGTGTTGACAGGGAAAATTAAACAAATATTAGACATATTGTAATGAACTGGGAGATCTAGCAACAGTAAAGAAAGGTTGAAACACAAAGACAGGCAGGTCAAAGAGAAAATGATACTTACATTCCTGAGCTGAGGCGCAGCGTGAAACTTATCTGAAATGAAGCAAATCATGTTTGAGTATGATCCTGGGTCTGAATCATCTCAGAAGGCAACCTTATGTCAAACAGCCTAGAGAATTCTGATGGCATGTTTTAACTGATATTTACTGTCACGATGCTCCAAGAAGAAAACAAGGCACTATCTTCGTCTTACATTAAGGACATTTAATTAAAAGACACATTTTCCAAGTATCAGAGACAGAGCGTCGTAATTCATAAACACATTTCTTAGTTTCATGATTTGAAGACTTGGAGTTCTGATAAATGTATTTAAACTCAATGCATGTTTTGCTATTATGGACCATTTCACTGATAAAGATCTACCAGGTAAGCGCAGTATACTGTAAAACGTAGATATGTTCATTATTTTGTGAAAAGTCAATGGTGACTGCACTGATGTGATAACATTGTCTTCctcgtgatttgtaaaaaatgtGTCAAGCTTCATGCTTTATTCTCTGTATCAAATGATGACCTATGAAtgtcatacacaatgtcatatTTGGATTGGGAACACTCTTTATCATCGATTTATACACTGACTTTCGCGCTATTCATATTTGTAAGAGACAAATATTAATTCTGCGTAAGCACATTACTCCAAAGCATACAGAAAGTAAACCATTTCTGAGGACTTTCTGGACATTTGTCAGCACAAAACAATACttgagtgagtgtatgtgtgtgtgtgtgtgtgtgtgtgtgtgtgtgtgtgtgtgtgtgtgtgtgtgtgagggggagggggcagttAAAAAGAATTTAAATAGAAAAAACCCTTTGTCATCATGAACAAGTACCATTCTACACATTCTCAAACTACATTGAGAGAAATCATTCGGCAGTGACATTTGGCGGCAAAGTACCATGGTAACATATTAAGTAGTTTACAAAGatcttaaaggcccactccgcctcgtgaaacaGTCCCCCTCACTGTCCCAGATCTAGTCGGGCTTTAATTTGCGATTAGACTAatcctctacttggtcacataccaaacatgacagtctggtgctctctgtgcacagtggttattttttgtttaaagaattaatttggCAAAAGGCACTGGCGCCTTTTTCGACAATCAATTCATAAAAATGCCAACTCACCACATCAAACAGCAAGGGTGTTAACATTGGTATGttaccaaatggagggatggtctagcTAATACCATGGCCAGATCTGACACAGTGAGGCgcactgttttcacgaggcagAGTGGGCCTTTAATGTTAGGACACCTAACTCTTTGGTTAAAAGTGTAATATATTACCTGATTCTGAGCCTCTTTGCGAGCTCTCTCCTCTCTGAAAAAACCCATACGAACGCATTAACAAACAATACTATTGATCTTTCGTGTCAGCTTAAAtaaccaacaaaaacaaacaaaataaggcAAAGGAAAAACATAGTGATTAACATTTGGTAGTGACAGTCAGCTCATTTATGCATTCCACATGAAAAGAAGATGACACACAGCTGTCATTTCTCAGTCTATCTCTCCAGTAATTTATGTTGATCAATTTGTACAGCTCATTTAAGACATCTCAAACAGTACATAAAATGTCAGCATTCAGAACAACGGCCATTAAGGCAAACACATTCTCATTCAGtgtaaaaacaatgtttctGCATTTcgcatatacatgtatataaataACTGGGCAGACTTTTAGAGCAACTCACAAACACTATTATTTTCAAGGGCTCCACAAACAATGAGGATGTGCATGTAACACTCATCTTTTCCAAGACTAGCAAAGAAAAACAACCAGCTTCACATGTGAGCAAACtcgcaaccaaccaaccaaagcATCAAGGCAGGCAGCGAGCAAACCAGACTGCTTTTCCCAGATAAGAAAAACGCATTTGAATCTGTACATGTTATAATTTTAAGATTATCATTGGAAACAAGCCTCAAGAGTGTTGACagggaaaataaaataaaatcaagaATATTGTAATGAACTGGGAGATTTTGCAACAGTAAAGAAACATTGAAGCACAAAGAGAGGCAGGTCAAGGAGAAAGTGAAACTTACGAAGTACACACAACCATGATATAGGACacctgaaatttaaaaaaatcatatATGGTTATGTCGCTGTGTGTGAATCATCAGAGGAGGCAACCTGCTGTCATACAGCATTGGGAAACTGATGCGGGTTTGAACAGATATTTACTTTCACGATGCTCAAAGAAAAAATGCACTTATTTGTCTTATAATGAGGACACTTCAGCAAtgaacacaaagacacatactgGTCGATCGACAATCAGACCAAAACTGCATGACTCAAAACTTGTCAATGTACTTCTTTTTTGGAGAAATCTGAAAgagtttgtgtttatttttcaaatATCACGGACAGAGCCCGTAGGTCAAACGCAAATGTCCTCAGTTTTCTGACACGAAGTTTATGAGTTCTGATAATTGTATTTAAACTCACTGCACGTTTTCGTGATAATATGATCCAATTCACTAATAATGATCAAGCAGGTCAGCGCATCATACTCATGACCGTAAAGCGCGTACATGTTCATTTGTGAAAAGTCAATTTTGACTGATATGATAACATTGTCTTACTCATGAAT from Littorina saxatilis isolate snail1 linkage group LG16, US_GU_Lsax_2.0, whole genome shotgun sequence encodes the following:
- the LOC138950741 gene encoding uncharacterized protein isoform X2, producing the protein MTEIRIIPNELRARREAAERESEAELCWDEGESRLELILLVSYIMVVCTSEERAPKEAQNQRKSVGRMDDGFMKTFPPVISHQQNNFKPNQETNISGKDSGTGGKAQRWQWEGMESNSRKTDDRNILVMTAARGMEEVCPISSPFSLKNRGQKQGNGEDNVKKQTLILLTTGTVSRSPVGHETGRVDIYAGDKNLLNAGFRKEHSIHDIIAMQQISVPCDAANDSDVKFLVRMRPYGEGKDSWEHCTTQDGDVGLPEEQPLYISQILRGSSTFPASATWVLETPDKCTPSSTLEAVLEINMVTGDSMVPSNGSSVTSGNPVAQLSIQVQGKELHDAVPDLERSDRQQSGITLEEKYQTEPMEK
- the LOC138950741 gene encoding uncharacterized protein isoform X1 is translated as MTEIRIIPNELRARREAAERESEAELCWDEGESRLELILLVSYIMVVCTSEERAPKEAQNQRKSVGRMDDGFMKTFPPVISHQQNNFKPNQETNISGKDSGTGGKAQRWQWEGMESNSRKTDDRNILVMTAARGMEEVCPISSPFSLKNRGQKQGNGEDNVKKQTLILLTTGTVSRSPVGHETGRVDIYAGDKNLLNAGFRKEHSIHDIIAMQQISVPCDAANDSDVKFLVRMRPYGEGKDSWEHCTTQDGDVGLPEEQPLYISQILRGSSTFPASATWVLETPDKCTPSSTLEAVLEINMVTGDSMVPSNGSSVTSGNPVAQLSIQVMVQGKELHDAVPDLERSDRQQSGITLEEKYQTEPMEK